Proteins encoded in a region of the Mucilaginibacter sabulilitoris genome:
- a CDS encoding glycoside hydrolase family 16 protein — protein sequence MTTSTYLTRMLVAGLGCLILSSCSKIGLAPVPNESVPLSPGQVHVIPNYDVNDTALTNKGWIKSFEDNFNGDLSQWRVLNGGVQKELACYQAANLKISGGYLTISAKKETVTGPEIVGADPVKSFDYSSGWIVSKAQISINATTPVIRIVARLKVAPGNGLTSLLYSFGGNWPTNGEIDFLEVKGSDKDELLSDYQYGQVPLQDLVKNGLSTTVTDGDLSAAFHVYEFEWSQTSIRTYIDGKLVETKTQGGYIPAMFGKMQSLSLSLPVGGLYYNNLQPANVVPGAMVVDYVKIFSSSKPL from the coding sequence ATGACTACATCTACTTATCTTACTCGTATGCTGGTAGCCGGTTTAGGTTGTCTGATCCTTAGCAGCTGCAGCAAAATAGGACTCGCTCCTGTTCCAAATGAAAGTGTGCCTTTATCTCCTGGCCAGGTACACGTTATTCCTAATTATGACGTTAACGATACGGCGCTCACTAACAAAGGCTGGATCAAATCTTTTGAGGATAACTTTAACGGCGATCTGTCGCAATGGCGGGTACTGAATGGAGGCGTCCAAAAGGAATTAGCCTGTTACCAGGCCGCGAATCTCAAAATCTCAGGTGGTTATCTAACCATAAGTGCAAAAAAAGAAACAGTTACTGGCCCTGAAATAGTAGGTGCTGATCCCGTTAAATCCTTTGATTATTCCTCTGGTTGGATAGTTAGCAAAGCACAGATTTCAATTAATGCGACTACTCCGGTGATTAGGATCGTGGCCAGGTTAAAAGTGGCACCAGGCAATGGGCTAACATCGCTTCTTTATAGTTTTGGCGGAAACTGGCCTACCAATGGGGAAATCGATTTTTTAGAAGTGAAAGGTTCCGATAAGGATGAATTGCTATCAGACTATCAGTATGGCCAGGTGCCCTTGCAGGATTTAGTCAAAAATGGCTTGAGCACAACCGTCACAGACGGAGATTTGTCAGCCGCTTTTCACGTTTATGAATTCGAATGGAGTCAAACCTCGATTAGAACGTACATTGACGGCAAATTAGTTGAGACGAAAACTCAAGGAGGTTATATTCCGGCCATGTTCGGTAAAATGCAATCCTTGTCGTTAAGCTTGCCGGTAGGAGGATTGTATTATAATAATTTACAGCCGGCTAATGTTGTGCCAGGTGCAATGGTAGTGGATTATGTGAAAATATTCAGCTCTTCAAAGCCTCTTTAG
- a CDS encoding DDE-type integrase/transposase/recombinase — MDLYKIAARLYQYTAIDDCSGFKIIELYPSRNATNTLKFLETVIEQMPFPIQRTQTDRGLEFFAYSFKVRLMEYGISSKPVKPRSPHLNDKAERTQRTDLDEFYSTIDIEDPDLPNLLSQWQFHYNWFRCYSSLNGKTPMDMVTSMSLKRRYQKKSKQCMTPTKTE, encoded by the coding sequence ATGGATCTCTACAAGATAGCAGCAAGACTTTACCAATATACCGCCATTGATGATTGTAGCGGGTTTAAAATTATTGAGCTGTATCCAAGCCGCAACGCCACCAACACATTAAAATTTCTCGAAACTGTCATTGAGCAAATGCCATTTCCGATTCAACGTACCCAGACGGACCGAGGCCTGGAATTCTTTGCCTATTCATTTAAGGTAAGATTAATGGAATATGGTATCAGTTCCAAACCTGTGAAACCACGTTCACCGCACCTCAATGACAAGGCGGAAAGGACGCAAAGAACAGATCTGGATGAGTTTTATTCTACGATAGATATCGAAGATCCGGATCTGCCTAATTTGCTTTCACAATGGCAATTCCACTATAATTGGTTTAGATGTTATAGTTCACTTAATGGTAAAACACCAATGGATATGGTTACCTCAATGTCGCTAAAACGCCGTTATCAGAAGAAGTCGAAGCAATGTATGACCCCAACAAAGACAGAATAA
- a CDS encoding Fic family protein, protein MVYDPEKPFNDLPPLPPKQEIETVNILKKTIKASRALAELKGAVTNLPNPTLFVDTINLQEAQASSAIENIITTQDELFKASISDKKIEDHATKEVIHYKDALWHGFEQLQYRPVLNTNLFISIMQIIKENTSGIRNTPGTKLTNPTTGKVVYTPPEGENIIRDKLKALEDFIHADDQIDPLIKLALIHYQFEAIHPFIDGNGRTGRIILLLYLKLTSLLKLPALYMSDYIIKHKSEYYTGLRLVTEKADWETWIIYILAMVESTAIKGREQISQIERLMSEMGAAIQKQLPKIYSKDLMEVLFKLPYTKRSFLIAAGIGNLKTVGNYLNDLEKAGFLISEYVGKEKLYLNSELMKILKAKA, encoded by the coding sequence ATGGTATACGATCCTGAAAAACCCTTTAATGATTTACCACCATTACCGCCAAAACAGGAAATTGAAACAGTAAATATTCTGAAAAAGACCATTAAAGCAAGTAGGGCGCTAGCCGAGCTGAAGGGAGCTGTAACCAACCTGCCAAATCCAACCTTATTTGTAGATACGATCAATCTGCAAGAAGCACAGGCAAGCTCTGCCATTGAGAATATTATAACTACGCAAGACGAGTTATTTAAAGCATCTATCTCTGATAAAAAAATTGAAGACCATGCAACCAAAGAGGTTATTCACTATAAGGATGCTTTATGGCACGGCTTTGAACAGTTACAGTATCGCCCAGTGCTTAATACCAACCTTTTTATCTCTATAATGCAGATAATAAAGGAAAATACGTCTGGCATAAGAAATACACCCGGGACAAAATTAACAAATCCAACAACCGGGAAGGTGGTTTATACACCGCCTGAAGGTGAAAATATTATAAGAGATAAGCTCAAGGCCTTAGAGGATTTTATACATGCGGATGATCAAATAGATCCGTTGATTAAACTGGCACTCATTCATTACCAGTTTGAAGCTATTCATCCCTTCATTGACGGTAACGGCAGAACTGGCCGTATTATCTTATTACTGTATTTAAAATTAACAAGTCTGCTTAAGCTTCCAGCGCTGTATATGAGCGATTATATCATTAAGCACAAATCCGAATACTATACGGGCCTGCGTCTAGTTACAGAGAAAGCGGATTGGGAGACTTGGATAATTTATATACTTGCTATGGTGGAAAGTACGGCTATAAAGGGTCGGGAACAAATTTCCCAAATTGAAAGACTAATGTCTGAAATGGGCGCCGCGATACAAAAGCAACTGCCTAAAATTTATTCTAAAGATTTGATGGAGGTGTTGTTTAAATTGCCATATACAAAAAGATCATTCTTAATAGCTGCAGGAATAGGAAACCTGAAAACAGTCGGTAATTATCTAAACGATTTAGAAAAGGCTGGTTTTTTAATAAGTGAATATGTTGGAAAAGAAAAATTATATCTAAATAGTGAATTAATGAAGATCTTGAAAGCTAAAGCTTGA